Proteins from a genomic interval of Nostoc sp. TCL240-02:
- a CDS encoding prolyl oligopeptidase family serine peptidase, producing the protein MPSLQQQITSTDSYNYLLFLPSVLHPDGSRNETQHPLLPTILSLHGSGERGSYLNHVKKHGVAKVVEQQPDFSFIVISPQCPRGEYWNIERLSTLLDEVIASYPVDPDRVYLTGLSMGGYGTWHLAAAQPERFAAIAPICGGGNPAQAHKLKTIPVWAFHGAKDNVVPSSESEIMVSALKACDGNVKFTVYPEADHDSWTQTYNNPELYEWFLQYRRQPTLD; encoded by the coding sequence ATGCCGTCACTACAACAACAAATTACTTCTACCGACAGTTATAACTACCTGCTATTCTTGCCCAGTGTACTGCACCCAGACGGAAGTCGCAACGAAACACAACACCCACTTTTGCCAACAATTCTATCTTTACACGGTTCGGGTGAGCGAGGCTCTTACTTAAATCATGTGAAAAAGCACGGTGTCGCCAAGGTTGTAGAACAACAGCCAGATTTTTCCTTCATTGTCATTTCTCCCCAATGTCCGCGTGGTGAATATTGGAATATAGAGCGATTAAGTACCCTTCTGGATGAGGTTATTGCATCCTATCCTGTTGATCCAGATCGAGTTTACCTGACCGGTTTAAGCATGGGTGGTTACGGAACCTGGCATTTAGCAGCAGCGCAACCAGAACGATTTGCGGCGATCGCGCCTATCTGTGGTGGTGGTAATCCAGCCCAAGCACATAAGCTGAAAACCATTCCTGTGTGGGCATTTCACGGAGCAAAAGATAATGTCGTTCCCTCAAGTGAGTCTGAAATCATGGTTTCTGCACTTAAAGCCTGCGATGGAAATGTGAAATTTACAGTTTATCCAGAAGCCGATCACGACTCATGGACGCAGACATACAATAATCCAGAGTTGTATGAGTGGTTTCTACAATATCGGCGACAGCCGACTTTAGATTAA